The Streptomyces sp. NBC_00510 genomic interval GGCGGCCGCGATGCGCGGCTCGGTCGCCGCCAGCCGGATCCCGACGGCGGTCCACCCCGAGTACCCGACCGGGCCGCCGATCTCGGGCAGCGGAAGGAGGGCGTCCAGGGTGGTCCGCCAGTCCGGGACCGCCTTTGCGACCAGCGGGCCGACGAGGGACTCGAAGATCTCATCGACCGGCTCGCCGGCCTGCATCGCCCGGCGGAGGTCGGCGCGGGCCTGCTCGTCGGCGGCGGAACGGGGCCGGTCACCGCACCCGGCGGCGTCGATGGAGGCCACCGCGTAGCCGGACGCCGCGGTGATCCGGGCGCGGGCCACCAGCCGGGCTTCCCCCTTGGGCAGGCCGTTGTTGTGGGCCATCAGGATCAGCGGGGCCGGTGCGGCGGATTCAGGCGTCCACAGGGTGCCGGGGATCTCGCCGAGGGTGAATTCGCGTTCGAGGACGCCGTCGTCGAGGCGCTGCTCGGAAGTGAATCGCATGGTCGTGCCTTTCGGGAGTGCGCTTGAACGGCGCTCCCGGACGACCTATCGCCCGACCGCGACCCCGGAGGGGAGCACCCATGTCGATACTGCGTTCACGGGTACCACCTCCTCGTTCTCTCGCACGGCCTCCGGAAAGGTAGCAGCGGTCGCCGTGGTCCGCCAACGGGTTTTTCACCCACGCCGGACCCGCACGGACCCGCCCGGCCCCGGGCGGTGCGGCTGGGAAGACCCGCGAGGGGGATCCGGACGAATCCGGATCCCCCTCGCGGGTGCCTTCGGGTGTCGACCGCCCGAAATCAGCTGCAGCCGCTGGTGGAGCCGCAGCCCTCGCAGAGGTAGCAGCTGCCCGCGCGGCGCATCTTCGTACCGCAGGAGAAGCAGAGCGGGGCGTCGGCGTTGAGGCCGAGCTGGATCTCCAGCAGCTCCGTGGAGTTGTGCGCGGTCTTCGGCGCCGGGGTCACCGCGACGGCCTCGGGCTTGGCCGTGACGGCCGGCTTGGGCACCTCGGTCTGGCGCGGGGCGGACTGCGCCAGGCCCTCGACGTCGACCTCCTCGGCGGCGGGCTCGTACGAGCCCGTGTCGAGGTGGCGCTGGCGCTCCTCGGCGGAGTGGATGCCGAGGGCGGAGCGGGTCTCGAAGGGCAGGAAATCCAGCGCCAGGCGGCGGAAGATGTAGTCGACGATCGACTGCGCCATCCGCACGTCCGGGTCGTCCGTGAGACCGGCCGGCTCGAAGCGCATGTTGGTGAACTTCGAGACGTAGGTCTCCAGCGGCACGCCGTACTGCAGGCCGACCGAGACGGCGATGGAGAAGGCGTCCATCATGCCCGCGAGGGTCGAGCCCTGCTTGGACATCTTCAGGAAGACCTCGCCCAGACCGTCGTCCGGGTAGGAGTTGGCGGTCATGTAGCCCTCGGCGCCACCCACCGTGAAGGAGGTGGTGATCCCCGGACGGCCCTTGGGGAGCCGGCGGCGGACCGGGCGGTACTCGACGACCTTCTCGACCGCGGCGGGGGCGGGGGCCTCCACCGTCCCGGCCTTCTTCTCGTCCGCCTTCTTCTTGGCGGAGAGCGGCTGGCCGACCTTGCAGTTGTCGCGGTAGATCGCGAGCGCCTTCAGGCCGAGCTTCCAGCCCTCGTAGTAGATCTCCTCGATCTCCTCGACGGTCGCCGACTCCGGCATGTTGACCGTCTTGGAGATGGCGCCGGACAGGAACGGCTGGGTCGCGGCCATCATCCGGACGTGGCCCATCGGCGCGATGGAGCGCTCGCCCATGGCGCAGTCGAAGACCTCGTAGTGCTCGGGCTTCAGGCCGGGCGCGTCGATGACGCTGCCGTGCTCGGAGATGTGGGCGACGACCGCCTCGATCTGCTCCTGCTGGTAGCCCAGGCGGTGCAGGGCCTGCGGGACCGTGTTGTTCACGATCTGCATGGAGCCGCCACCGACCAGCTTCTTGAACTTGACCAGGGCGAGGTCCGGCTCGATCCCGGTGGTGTCGCAGTCCATCATCAGGCCGATGGTGCCGGTCGGGGCCAGCAGGGAGGCCTGCGCGTTGCGGAATCCGTTCTTCTCACCGAGGCGCAGGACGTCCTGCCAGGCCTCGGTGGCCGCGGCCCAGACCGGGGAGTCCAGGTCGTCCATCCGCGTGGCGACCGCGTTGGCGTCGGAGTGCTGCTTCATGACGCGCTTGTGGGCGGTGGCGTTGCGGGCGTAGCCGTCGTACGGGCCGACGACCTCGGCGAGCTCCGCGGAGCGCTTGTACGAGGTGCCGGTCATCAGGGAGGTGATGGCACCGGCCAGCGCGCGGCCGCCCTCGGAGTCGTAGGCGTGCCCGGTCGCCATGAGCAGCGCGCCGAGGTTGGCGTAGCCGACGCCCAGCTGGCGGAAGGCGCGGGTGGTCTCGCCGATCTTCTGCGTCGGGAAGTCCGCGAAGGAGATGGAGATGTCCATCGCGGTGATGACGAGTTCGACGACCTTGGCGAAGCGCACGGCGTCGAAGCGCTGGGTGCCCTTGCCGTCGTCGTCGAGGAACTTCATCAGGTTGAGCGAGGCGAGGTTGCAGGACGAGTTGTCCAGGTGCATGTACTCGCTGCAGGGGTTGGACGCGGTGATGCGGCCGGTCTCCGGCGTGGTGTGCCAGTGGTTGATGACGTCGTCGTACTGGATGCCGGGGTCGGCGCAGGCCCAGGCGGCCTCCGCCAGCTTGCGGAACAGCGCCTTGGCGTCGATCTCCTCGATGACCTCGCCGGTCATCCGGGCGCGCAGGCCGAACTTCTCGCCGTTCTCGTACGCCTTCATGAACTCTTCGTTCACGCGGACGGAGTTGTTGGCGTTCTGGTACTGGACGGACGCGATGTCGTCGCCGCCCAGGTCCATGTCGAAGCCCGCGTCGCGCAGGGCGCGAATCTTCTCCTCCTCCTTCACCTTGGTCTCGATGAAGGCCTCGACGTCGGGGTGGTCGACGTCCAGGACGACCATCTTGGCCGCGCGGCGGGTGGCGCCGCCGGACTTGATGGTGCCGGCGGAGGCGTCCGCGCCGCGCATGAAGGA includes:
- a CDS encoding vitamin B12-dependent ribonucleotide reductase codes for the protein MTETTSGPARSSRAKAGKAAAAAPAAKGLRIERIHTTPGTHPYDEVVWERRDVVMTNWRDGSINFEQRGVEFPDFWSVNAVNIVTSKYFRGAVGSPQRESSLRQLIDRVVTTYRKAGEDHGYFASPADAEIFEHELTWALLHQVFSFNSPVWFNVGTAQPQQVSACFILSVDDSMESILDWYKEEGMIFKGGSGAGLNLSRIRSSKELLSSGGNASGPVSFMRGADASAGTIKSGGATRRAAKMVVLDVDHPDVEAFIETKVKEEEKIRALRDAGFDMDLGGDDIASVQYQNANNSVRVNEEFMKAYENGEKFGLRARMTGEVIEEIDAKALFRKLAEAAWACADPGIQYDDVINHWHTTPETGRITASNPCSEYMHLDNSSCNLASLNLMKFLDDDGKGTQRFDAVRFAKVVELVITAMDISISFADFPTQKIGETTRAFRQLGVGYANLGALLMATGHAYDSEGGRALAGAITSLMTGTSYKRSAELAEVVGPYDGYARNATAHKRVMKQHSDANAVATRMDDLDSPVWAAATEAWQDVLRLGEKNGFRNAQASLLAPTGTIGLMMDCDTTGIEPDLALVKFKKLVGGGSMQIVNNTVPQALHRLGYQQEQIEAVVAHISEHGSVIDAPGLKPEHYEVFDCAMGERSIAPMGHVRMMAATQPFLSGAISKTVNMPESATVEEIEEIYYEGWKLGLKALAIYRDNCKVGQPLSAKKKADEKKAGTVEAPAPAAVEKVVEYRPVRRRLPKGRPGITTSFTVGGAEGYMTANSYPDDGLGEVFLKMSKQGSTLAGMMDAFSIAVSVGLQYGVPLETYVSKFTNMRFEPAGLTDDPDVRMAQSIVDYIFRRLALDFLPFETRSALGIHSAEERQRHLDTGSYEPAAEEVDVEGLAQSAPRQTEVPKPAVTAKPEAVAVTPAPKTAHNSTELLEIQLGLNADAPLCFSCGTKMRRAGSCYLCEGCGSTSGCS
- a CDS encoding alpha/beta hydrolase, with translation MRFTSEQRLDDGVLEREFTLGEIPGTLWTPESAAPAPLILMAHNNGLPKGEARLVARARITAASGYAVASIDAAGCGDRPRSAADEQARADLRRAMQAGEPVDEIFESLVGPLVAKAVPDWRTTLDALLPLPEIGGPVGYSGWTAVGIRLAATEPRIAAAGFFAGGYVPRAQREEARQVTIPLLFLLQWDDEGNPRRRALDLFDAFGTKEKTLHANLGGHTGTPFFELEDGIRFFGRHLK